In Quercus robur chromosome 11, dhQueRobu3.1, whole genome shotgun sequence, the following proteins share a genomic window:
- the LOC126706256 gene encoding serine carboxypeptidase-like 13 isoform X1 — MAPKATKHQPLRIVQLNPCCSSWMGLRLLLLLVFLVVVASASSNTSKIVTTLPGYTGELPFTLETGYIGVGDNETVQVFYYFVESQRSPSRDPLMLWMSGGPGCSGLAGIFFESGPVTFKLGDYNGSLPTLQDNPFAWTQSLNIIYMDGPVGTGFSYSESLDGYITGDYKFVAQTYEFLQKWLNEHPQFLENQLYVGGESYSGLLIPILVQQILLGNEAGIVPMINLSGYVLQNPATDSFIDTNARIPYAHRLSLISDQLYESAKSSCNSIYVDIDASNYQCSSDVDAIDELTSSINSLHILEPYCTNGIPEPNEDVESVRRSLSEKSSHAHWCRSYNHMLCYVWANNEGVQEALGVRPGTKTFWQYCNTSLAYTKEVTSVVGYHQNLTNADLRALIYSGDHDMSVPHIGTQKWINSLNLSTDESWRVWSLNGQTAGWVSKFANLLTIPPTPLFFYLLIRSLNHVLSHTNLQGAGHIAAEYKVNECAAMIDRWMAYFPI, encoded by the exons aTGGCACCAAAAGCAACTAAACATCAACCTCTAAGAATTGTGCAGCTTAACCCTTGTTGTAGTTCCTGGATGGGTTTGCGTCTACTTCTTCTGCTGGTTTTCTTAGTAGTAGTTGCCTCTGCAAGCTCAAACACTTCCAAGATTGTCACAACTCTACCTGGCTATACCGGTGAGCTTCCCTTTACGCTTGAAACCGG ATACATTGGTGTGGGCGATAATGAGACCGTACAAGTGTTTTACTATTTTGTTGAGTCCCAAAGGAGCCCTTCAAGGGACCCCCTTATGTTATGGATGAGTGGAGGCCCTGGTTGCTCCGGTCTTGCTGGTATCTTTTTTGAAAGTG GTCCTGTAACCTTCAAACTTGGAGATTACAATGGGAGCCTACCAACACTTCAGGATAACCCATTTGCGTGGACACAA AGCCTCAACATCATATATATGGATGGACCAGTTGGGACTGGATTCTCTTATTCAGAGAGCTTAGATGGCTATATTACAGGCGATTACAAATTTGTAGCACAAACCTATGAATTTCTACAAAAG TGGTTGAATGAGCACCctcaatttttggaaaatcaacTCTATGTTGGTGGTGAATCGTATTCTGGCTTACTTATACCAATACTTGTGCAACAGATACTGTTAG GTAATGAAGCTGGAATTGTGCCAATGATTAATCTCAGC GGGTATGTGCTTCAGAACCCAGCGACAGATTCATTCATTGACACAAATGCAAGAATCCCTTATGCTCATCGTCTGAGTCTCATATCAGATCAACTCTATGAG TCAGCCAAATCAAGCTGCAACAGCATTTATGTAGATATAGATGCTAGCAATTATCAATGCTCATCAGATGTTGATGCTATCGATGAG CTGACAAGTAGTATCAACTCATTGCACATTTTGGAACCATATTGTACTAATGGAATCCCAGAACCAAATGAAGATGTAGAGTCAGTTCGAAGATCTCTCTCAGAGAAATCTAGTCATGCACATTGGTGCCGT AGCTATAATCATATGCTCTGCTACGTCTGGGCGAATAATGAAGGTGTTCAAGAAGCTCTTGGAGTTCGACCG GGGACCAAAACCTTTTGGCAATACTGTAATACCTCCTTAGCTTACACCAAGGAGGTCACCAGTGTTGTTGGCTATCATCAAAATCTCACCAATGCTGACCTACGAGCTTTGATATACAG TGGTGACCACGACATGTCAGTTCCACACATTGGCACACAAAAATGGATAAATTCTCTCAATTTAAGTACAGAcgaaagctggagagtatggtcTCTCAATGGTCAAACTGCAGGGTGGGTTTCAAAGTTTGCAAACCTCTTAACAattccccccacccccctctttttttatcttctaaTCAGGAGCCTGAACCATGTTCTCTCTCACACGAACTTGCAG GGAGCAGGCCACATTGCTGCTGAATACAAGGTCAATGAGTGTGCTGCCATGATAGATAGGTGGATGGCTTATTTCCCTATTTAA
- the LOC126706256 gene encoding serine carboxypeptidase-like 13 isoform X2, translating into MAPKATKHQPLRIVQLNPCCSSWMGLRLLLLLVFLVVVASASSNTSKIVTTLPGYTGELPFTLETGYIGVGDNETVQVFYYFVESQRSPSRDPLMLWMSGGPGCSGLAGIFFESGPVTFKLGDYNGSLPTLQDNPFAWTQSLNIIYMDGPVGTGFSYSESLDGYITGDYKFVAQTYEFLQKWLNEHPQFLENQLYVGGESYSGLLIPILVQQILLGNEAGIVPMINLSGYVLQNPATDSFIDTNARIPYAHRLSLISDQLYESAKSSCNSIYVDIDASNYQCSSDVDAIDELTSSINSLHILEPYCTNGIPEPNEDVESVRRSLSEKSSHAHWCRSYNHMLCYVWANNEGVQEALGVRPGTKTFWQYCNTSLAYTKEVTSVVGYHQNLTNADLRALIYSGDHDMSVPHIGTQKWINSLNLSTDESWRVWSLNGQTAGYTKKLIGDTLTLNFATVKGAGHIAAEYKVNECAAMIDRWMAYFPI; encoded by the exons aTGGCACCAAAAGCAACTAAACATCAACCTCTAAGAATTGTGCAGCTTAACCCTTGTTGTAGTTCCTGGATGGGTTTGCGTCTACTTCTTCTGCTGGTTTTCTTAGTAGTAGTTGCCTCTGCAAGCTCAAACACTTCCAAGATTGTCACAACTCTACCTGGCTATACCGGTGAGCTTCCCTTTACGCTTGAAACCGG ATACATTGGTGTGGGCGATAATGAGACCGTACAAGTGTTTTACTATTTTGTTGAGTCCCAAAGGAGCCCTTCAAGGGACCCCCTTATGTTATGGATGAGTGGAGGCCCTGGTTGCTCCGGTCTTGCTGGTATCTTTTTTGAAAGTG GTCCTGTAACCTTCAAACTTGGAGATTACAATGGGAGCCTACCAACACTTCAGGATAACCCATTTGCGTGGACACAA AGCCTCAACATCATATATATGGATGGACCAGTTGGGACTGGATTCTCTTATTCAGAGAGCTTAGATGGCTATATTACAGGCGATTACAAATTTGTAGCACAAACCTATGAATTTCTACAAAAG TGGTTGAATGAGCACCctcaatttttggaaaatcaacTCTATGTTGGTGGTGAATCGTATTCTGGCTTACTTATACCAATACTTGTGCAACAGATACTGTTAG GTAATGAAGCTGGAATTGTGCCAATGATTAATCTCAGC GGGTATGTGCTTCAGAACCCAGCGACAGATTCATTCATTGACACAAATGCAAGAATCCCTTATGCTCATCGTCTGAGTCTCATATCAGATCAACTCTATGAG TCAGCCAAATCAAGCTGCAACAGCATTTATGTAGATATAGATGCTAGCAATTATCAATGCTCATCAGATGTTGATGCTATCGATGAG CTGACAAGTAGTATCAACTCATTGCACATTTTGGAACCATATTGTACTAATGGAATCCCAGAACCAAATGAAGATGTAGAGTCAGTTCGAAGATCTCTCTCAGAGAAATCTAGTCATGCACATTGGTGCCGT AGCTATAATCATATGCTCTGCTACGTCTGGGCGAATAATGAAGGTGTTCAAGAAGCTCTTGGAGTTCGACCG GGGACCAAAACCTTTTGGCAATACTGTAATACCTCCTTAGCTTACACCAAGGAGGTCACCAGTGTTGTTGGCTATCATCAAAATCTCACCAATGCTGACCTACGAGCTTTGATATACAG TGGTGACCACGACATGTCAGTTCCACACATTGGCACACAAAAATGGATAAATTCTCTCAATTTAAGTACAGAcgaaagctggagagtatggtcTCTCAATGGTCAAACTGCAGG GTACACAAAGAAGTTGATTGGTGATACTTTAACTTTGAACTTTGCGACTGTAAAG GGAGCAGGCCACATTGCTGCTGAATACAAGGTCAATGAGTGTGCTGCCATGATAGATAGGTGGATGGCTTATTTCCCTATTTAA